A portion of the Lolium rigidum isolate FL_2022 chromosome 1, APGP_CSIRO_Lrig_0.1, whole genome shotgun sequence genome contains these proteins:
- the LOC124684974 gene encoding BTB/POZ domain-containing protein At2g30600-like: protein MRVEDRKRSLTVAPFECVWGEEFRFAEAGRGCIAFEASAQNDVTLVFREQLGSQHYHYRMDSARHYTVILGSHRNKRLKIEVDGRTVVDEAGIGLCRSSSFQSYWISIYDGLISIGQGRHPNNNVLFQWLDPDPNRSVQYVGLSSWDKHVGYRNISVLPSAPQNSILWSQIEYAYAERHGEGGHTKNEEPKDGCEQRLISDFLESWDFSDAIFVVGTERKVIPAHKIVLAASGEFDFSSMNGSTIELPSVSYPVLRSLLEYIYAGSTQIAEWHLDSLLELSLQFKVEPLVKHCEEMLYCLTKIGNKLSASSNNLQVSNSGSQAHQVGYFPFKAPVCVQKIKQFLASGEHSDINIFVTGHGLVAQAHKLILSLWSMPFTKMFTNGMKESKAPNVFFEDVSAQAFSLLLQFMYSGELIVDNRYITSVLVQLLLLSDQFGITVLQFECCKKIMEFLSEDTVCSVLQAVSSIASCKLLEEICKRNFATHFDYCTTACTDFVLLDEATFKDILQHVDMTVTSEEKVLDAILTWCMEASETCYWNSVDKLLSTSTPEQLFGERLTTINDLLPLVRFPLMQLSLLQRMEKSNLAKHIQLFGKLVAEAVEFSNAGPRMPTANKCERFLHRRSSYRELQYISDGDNNGVIYYAGTSFGKHQWINPVLAKNITVMASSPNSRYTDPKVLVSKNYQATCFAGPRDDDGKKCSWWMVDIGQDHQLMCNYYTVRQDGSRTFMRSWVLQGSMDGENWTSLGVHEDERTICHPGQFASWPITGPSALLPFRFFRLALTGPTAGVSNNWNLCICFLELYGYFR from the exons ATGAGAGTAGAGGACAGAAAGAGATCCTTGACGGTCGCCCCCTTCGAGTGCGTGTGGGGCGAGGAGTTCCGTTTCGCCGAGGCCGGCCGCGGGTGCATCGCGTTCGAGGCGTCTGCTCAGAACGATGTCACCCTGGTGTTCCGCGAGCAGCTTGGGAGCCAGCACTACCACTACAGGATGGACAGCGCTCGTCATTACACCGTCATCTTGGGCAGCCATAGGAACAAAAGGTTGAAGATCGAAGTGGACGGAAGGACCGTTGTCGATGAAGCTGGTATCGGGTTATGCCGCTCGTCGTCTTTCCAGAGCTACTGGATCAGCATCTATGATGGATTGATAAGCATTGGGCAAGGAAGGCATCCAAACAACAATGTCCTGTTCCAGTGGCTTGACCCTGATCCCAACCGAAGTGTTCAGTACGTGGGGTTGTCCAGCTGGGACAAGCACGTGGGCTATCGAAATATAAGCGTGCTTCCATCAGCTCCTCAGAACAGCATCCTTTGGAGCCAAATCGAGTATGCGTATGCTGAACGGCATGGGGAAGGAGGCCATACCAAAAACGAAGAACCAAAAGATGGCTGCGAGCAAAGGCTAATTTCAGACTTTCTTGAGAGCTGGGATTTCTCTGATGCTATATTTGTTGTTGGCACAGAAAGGAAGGTCATCCCTGCGCACAAAATTGTCTTGGCCGCTTCCGGAGAGTTTGATTTTAGCTCAATGAATGGATCTACCATCGAGCTTCCGTCAGTGTCCTACCCAGTTCTCCGCTCTCTTCTTGAGTATATCTATGCAGGTTCTACTCAG ATTGCAGAGTGGCATCTGGATTCACTGCTGGAGTTGAGCTTACAATTTAAAGTTGAACCGTTGGTAAAACATTGTGAAGAAATGCTCTACTGTTTGACTAAGATTGGTAACAAACTCTCTGCTTCTAGCAACAACTTACAAGTATCAAATAGTGGATCTCAAGCTCATCAGGTTGGCTATTTCCCTTTCAAGGCTCCAGTGTGTGTGCAAAAAATTAAACAGTTCCTTGCAAGTGGTGAACATAGTGACATAAATATCTTTGTTACTGGACACGGTCTAGTTGCCCAGGCTCACAAACTCATCCTTAGCTTGTGGAGCATGCCATTCACAAAG ATGTTCACAAATGGGATGAAAGAAAGCAAAGCTCCGAATGTATTTTTCGAAGATGTTTCTGCTCAAGCGTTTTCTCTCCTCCTTCAGTTTATGTACAGTGGGGAACTCATAGTCGATAACCGGTATATCACTTCAGTTTTGGTTCAGCTGCTCTTATTATCGGATCAGTTCGGCATCACTGTTCTTCAGTTTGAGTGCTGTAAAAAAATTATGGAATTCCTTTCagag GACACAGTATGTTCAGTATTACAAGCAGTGTCATCAATCGCGTCttgtaaattgcttgaagaaatTTGCAAGCGGAATTTTGCAACGCACTTTGATTATTGCACAACTGCTTGCACGGACTTTGTGTTGTTAGATGAGGCAACATTTAAGGATATTCTTCAG CATGTTGATATGACTGTGACGTCGGAAGAGAAGGTTCTGGATGCCATCTTAACATGGTGCATGGAGGCTTCTGAAACTTGTTACTGGAATTCTGTAGATAAACTATTAAGCACTTCGACACCAGAGCAACTCTTTGGGGAGAGGCTTACCACCATCAATGATTTACTACCACTTGTGCGTTTCCCTCTAATGCAGCTGTCTCTCCTTCAGCGG ATGGAAAAAAGTAACCTTGCAAAGCACATACAACTGTTCGGAAAGTTG GTTGCTGAAGCCGTTGAGTTCTCCAATGCTGGACCAAGGATGCCAACAGCAAACAAATG TGAGAGATTTCTACATAGACGCTCAAGTTATAGGGAGCTTCAGTATATTTCGGATGGTGATAACAATGGTGTAATCTACTATGCTGGGACTTCATTTGGGAAGCACCAATGGATCAATCCTGTTCTGGCCAAG AATATCACTGTAATGGCAAGCAGCCCAAATTCAAGGTACACAGATCCGAAGGTTCTTGTTTCAAAAAATTACCAG GCGACTTGCTTTGCTGGGCCTCGTGACGACGATGGCAAGAAGTGCTCTTGGTGGATGGTAGACATTGGACAGGACCATCAG CTTATGTGCAACTACTACACAGTGAGGCAGGATGGCTCCAGAACGTTTATGAGGTCTTGGGTTCTTCAG GGATCGATGGACGGTGAGAACTGGACAAGCCTTGGTGTCCATGAAGACGAGCGGACCATTTGCCATCCAGGCCAGTTTGCGTCATGGCCAATCACTGGCCCATCGGCGCTGTTGCCCTTCCGGTTCTTCAGGCTTGCTCTGACAGGCCCAACGGCCGGTGTGTCGAACAACTGGAATCTCTGCATCTGCTTCCTGGAGCTCTACGGCTACTTCCGCTAG
- the LOC124684975 gene encoding plastocyanin, chloroplastic-like: protein MAALSSAAVTVPSFSRAAVAPRSSSSRMVVRASFSKACGAAAVAVAASAMLSGGAMAQDVLLGANGGVLVFEPNDFSVKAGETITFKNNAGYPHNIVFDEDAVPSGVDVAKISQEEYLNAPGETFSVTLTVPGTYGFYCEPHAGAGMVGKVTVN from the coding sequence ATGGCCGCCCTTTCCTCTGCAGCAGTGACCGTCCCTTCCTTCTCCCGGGCCGCCGTTGCTCCCCGGAGCTCCAGCAGCAGGATGGTGGTGCGCGCCTCGTTCAGCAAggcctgcggcgccgccgccgtggccgtggccgccaGCGCGATGCTgtccggcggcgccatggcgcaGGACGTGCTCCTCGGCGCCAACGGCGGCGTGCTGGTGTTCGAGCCCAACGACTTCAGCGTCAAGGCCGGCGAGACCATCACCTTCAAGAACAACGCCGGGTACCCGCACAACATTGTGTTCGACGAGGACGCCGTGCCGTCCGGCGTCGACGTCGCCAAGATCTCCCAGGAGGAATATCTCAACGCCCCCGGCGAGACCTTCTCCGTCACCCTCACCGTGCCCGGGACGTACGGCTTCTACTGCGAGCCACACGCCGGAGCCGGCATGGTCGGCAAGGTCACCGTCAACTAA